In Mytilus edulis chromosome 7, xbMytEdul2.2, whole genome shotgun sequence, a single genomic region encodes these proteins:
- the LOC139481104 gene encoding glutamate receptor ionotropic, kainate 2-like translates to MMWHTKGRGLLQVGFVHLNGSLIKVKEIFPNVRFGYNQRKLLVSTLPWPPFVILDNKTKQYSGITIELLKQLSYNLNFTYEIIPPPDGKWGVGSDNNSWNGMIGQLQRREIDMIAAPLGVQSHRETVMDFTHPYYYEFSAILMKKPNQNDTRWATLLDPFSPTVLMYIGISLPVVSLFLVVFEKYNPFYGYVQNRMKTRGLHHFSDSFWYMYGALLTQGGEHIARSSAGRTLLCFWWIFCIIMVATYSGNFVAFLTVSKTKLPFTDLEGLVAQSSYKWGTAGATIYETIFKNSELPERKELWYGIIKYNATDSSVLSSDPGVHISKVLKGEYAYVADKTFMDLAMTNNCDLAIATSDILPVQYAIGLPNNSPFVQMFSDEIIAILESGLIQIWMMQIWPRNGVCQKMSVTEAKTIELVDIQSGFYLIGVGVGLACLLLFYEFIRNKCCKRLYRSEQIQRRNSLRYIGTRPNITPKNTNALR, encoded by the exons ATGATGTGGCATACAAAAGGGCGTGGTTTATTACAGGTTGGATTTGTCCATTTGAATGGAAGCTTAATCAAAGTAAAAGAGATATTTCCGAATGTGAGATTTGGTTATAATCAACGAAAACTTCTTGTTAGCACCCTACCA TGGCCACCGTTTGTAATACtggataataaaacaaaacagtatAGTGGAATAACAATTGAATTGCTGAAACAACTTTCTTACAATCTGAATTTTAC ATATGAAATAATCCCACCACCAGACGGGAAGTGGGGCGTAGGATCTGATAATAACTCATGGAATGGAATGATTGGCCAACTACAGCGCAGA GAAATAGATATGATAGCAGCACCTTTGGGTGTCCAGTCACACAGAGAAACCGTAATGGATTTCACGCATCCATATTACTACGAGTTCTCTGCTATCCTAATGAAGAAACCTAATCAAAATGATACACGCTGGGCAACATTACTAGATCCTTTTAGTCCAACAGTATTAATGTACATTGGAATTTCATTGCCAGTTGTATCGCTTTTCCTGGTTGTATTCGAGAAGTATAATCCGTTTTACGGCTACGTACAGAACCGAATGAAGACAAGAGGACTCCATCACTTCTCAGATTCATTTTGGTATATGTATGGTGCATTGCTAACTCAAG GCGGAGAACATATTGCCAGGTCTTCGGCTGGACGAACACTCTTATGTTTCTGGTGGATCTTTTGTATTATAATGGTGGCAACATACAGTGGCAACTTTGTGGCCTTTCTAACAGTCTCCAAAACTAAATTACCGTTTACGGACCTTGAAGGACTAGTTGCTCAAAGTTCATATAAATGGGGCACAGCAGGTGcaacaatatatgaaacaatttttaAG AACTCTGAGTTACCAGAAAGAAAGGAACTTTGGTATGGAATTATAAAATACAATGCGACTGACTCGTCCGTATTAAGTAGTGATCCAGGAGTACATATTTCAAAGGTTCTAAAAGGAGAATACGCTTACGTTGCTGATAAAACATTCATGGATCTTGCAATGACGAACAACTGTGATTTAGCCATTGCTACATCCGACATTTTACCTGTCCAGTATGCTATTGGTCTACCTAACAATTCTCCATTTGTTCAGATGTTCTCTGATGA AATAATTGCTATACTTGAAAGTGGTCTCATTCAAATCTGGATGATGCAGATCTGGCCTAGAAATGGGGTTTGTCAAAAAATGTCTGTCACAGAAGCAAAGACTATTGAATTAGTTGATATACAAAGCGGATTTTATCTAATAGGTGTAGGAGTTGGTTTGGCTTGTTTATTACTATTTTACGAATTTATCAGAAACAAATGCTGCAAACGGCTATATAGGAGTGAACAAATACAAAGAAGAAATTCACTCCGATATATAGGAACGAGGCCAAATATAACACCAAAGAACACCAATGCATTGAGATAA
- the LOC139481107 gene encoding radial spoke head 14 homolog, whose protein sequence is MAHTVISAKYPPHIDPTRTPLAYGDRAVPRLNRELNDSTLLVRQRAVMSLCDYLHDPEHIAEALAIGTAESLKKLLSDTDLTVRQKATECLFVIGGHAIGRDSFLAQGIVEPVSKLFDDKEDVARRNAHQAIEMISETPLGAQGIVNAKLVPTLVKKLSLETEEIKILILDTLHFCMAVDTEQALKAGAMEMFTKLLEHKSPVIRAKASRDIMNLSVPLDGKNKAVEVKSVPELVKLLKDKDADVRANAAGALMMITITTKGKYTAINEGKAIQPLVDLVDDEKSEVRLNALKALTCLSEAPEGRKVLLDHVEKIKNRTTDSIPAVVKAANIAVKVITWKP, encoded by the exons AACAGAGAATTAAATGATTCCACATTACTTGTCAGACAGAGGGCTGTTATGTCATTATGTGACTACCTACATGACCCTGAACATATAGCAGAAGCTCTGGCCATCG GCACTGCTGAGAGTTTGAAGAAACTGTTATCAGACACAGATCTTACAGTTCGACAAAAAGCTACAGAATGTTTGTTTGTAATTGGAG GACATGCAATTGGAAGAGACTCCTTTCTAGCACAAGGAATTGTAGAACCAGTATCTAAATTGTTTGATGATAAGGAAGATGTAGCCAGAAGAAATGCACACCAAGCAATAGAAATGATCTCCGAAACACCCTTAG gtGCACAAGGAATAGTAAATGCCAAATTAGTACCAACATTAGTTAAAAAGTTATCTTTAGAAACAGaagaaataaaa atattaataTTAGATACCCTACATTTTTGCATGGCAGTTGACACAGAACAAGCATTAAAAGCTGGAGCTATGGAAATGTTCACCAAACTTTTAGAACACAAGTCACCTGTAATAAGGGCCAAAGCTTCAAGAGATATCATGAATTTAAG TGTGCCTTTAGATGGTAAAAATAAGGCAGTTGAAGTAAAATCAGTTCCAGAATTAGTCAAACTTCTCAAGGATAAAGATGCTGATGTCAGAGCTAATGCTGCAGGAGCACTTATGAT gataaCAATTACAACAAAAGGAAAATACACAGCAATAAATGAAGGAAAAGCAATTCAACCATTGGTGGATCTAGTAGATGATGAGAAAAGTGAAGTTCGACTGAATGCATTAAag gcTTTGACATGTTTATCAGAAGCACCAGAAGGAAGAAAAGTATTATTAGATCATGTGGAAAag ATAAAAAACAGAACAACAGATTCCATTCCTGCTGTTGTAAAAGCTGCCAATATTGCTGTCAAAGTGATCACATGGAAACCTTGA
- the LOC139483035 gene encoding uncharacterized protein, whose product MNCPVLNNCPNPTGNIAHSGPTINNTSSTVLTLISVITYLKWTSVCVVFDNDTEYEAIDLQNSLSTIGIFAVLYRMDEMTSSNIDALSLNEPNSDPDRLNFTVLCRLSSCQSFLPKPFDYGRKNIWRNSLLYFSSWLVGIFDTRNLTILESNSSCPFDNIAIINYPTVMLKSEHQRQVVN is encoded by the exons ATGAACTGTCCTGTGTTAAACAACTGTCCAAATCCAACTGGAAATATTGCACATTCTGGACCTACAATTAACAACACTAGCAGTACGGTTCTGACATTGATATCAGTGATAACCTACCTCAAGTGGACATCTGTTTGTGTTGTCTTTGATAATGATACCG aatatgaGGCAATAGATTTACAAAATAGTCTATCAACTATTGGAATATTTGCTGTGTTGTACAGAATGGATGAAATGACTTCGTCTAACATAGATGCTCTTTCGCTTAATGAACCTAACAGCGATCCAGACAGATTGAATTTTACCGTCCTATGTCGTCTTAGCTCATGCCAGTCATTTCTTCCAAAG cctTTCGATTATGGACGGAAAAACATTTGGAGGAATTCCTTACTGTATTTTTCCAGTTGGTTAGTTGGTATATTCGACACAAGAAACTTGACGATCCTAGAAAGTAATAGTAGTTGTCCATTTGATAATATAGCTATAATAAATTATCCAACAGTAATGTTGAAAAGTGAGCATCAACGACAAGTggtaaattaa